The Pollutimonas sp. M17 sequence TGCAAAGCGCACTGACCTTCGTCCAGGTCCAGCAAGGCCAGCCCATCGTTCCGCCCGATACGCTGGCGGGAGTGGGGGCGGAAATGCGGCTGGATCTGGCCTTGGTGTGCGTGGCGCCGCAACGCTTGCCCGAGGCCTTGCAGGCGCTGAAGGCGTGCAGGCCCAGAAGCCTGATCCTCTTGCCTCACAGCCAGCCTTCCGCCGACCCCGTCGAGGACATGATCTACTGCCGCTCGTGGGGGGCGCTCAACGATTGCGCGATACTGGGTCCGCGCGCCTTTGGCGTCCAGAGGCCGCACTTGGGGCTGAACCTCGGCTTGCAGGCCAAGACCTCGCTGGGGGGCAGGGTGGCGCTGGTCGCACAATCGCGCTCCATTGCCTCGGCCGTGCTTGACTGGGCCGAAGACATCAGCCTTGGCTTCTCGGCCGTGGTGTCGGTGGGCGACGAGTCCGACGTCGATATCCCCGCTGTCCTGGACTACCTGGCGATGGACCGGCGCACCGACAGCATTGCCCTGTATCTCGAAGAGGCCTCGTCGTCGCGGCGCTTTACCAGCGCCTTGCGCGCGGCCGCCAGCGTCAAGCCCGTCGTGGTGCTCAAGGCCGGGCGCAAGGGCGATTCACCGGCCGAGGACGCGGTGTTCGACGCCTTGCTGCGGCGGGCGGGCGCGGTCCGCATCCGTTATTTCGTCCAGCTGTTCTCGGCGCTCAAGGTGCTTGTGCATACGCGCCGCACGCGCGGACGCAAGATCGCCCTGTTTTCCAACGGCAATGGCGCCGCACAACTCGCGCTGGACGTCATGGACGACAGCGAGTCGGTGTTTCCGGCCGAGTTGTCGCTGGCCACCATGAAGGCGCTGAACGAGTTGCTGGAGCCGGGAGCCATGGCCCGCAATCCGGTGGTCACGCATGCGCCGCTTACCCCTGAAACAGTCCAGCGCATGGTGGGCATCCTGGCCGGGGACCAGGGGGTGGACGGCGTGCTGGTACTGCTTTCGCCGGACCCCCTGTCCGATCTGCACGGCGTGGCGCGGCAACTGGCCGCCATGGCGGCCGATGCGCGCAAGCCCCTCATCACCTGCTTCCTGGGCGATGCGGGCATGCGGCCCTTGCGGCATATCCTGGACAGCGTGGGCACGCCCGCCTTCCGCACTCCCGAATCGGCGGCCAACGCCTTCGGCATTCTGGGTTCCTATCACTACAACCAGACCCTGTCCCAGCAGACCCTGCCGCCCGAACCGCTGGGCAA is a genomic window containing:
- a CDS encoding GNAT family N-acetyltransferase, producing the protein MPRHHLAALFEPRTVLVLADEPPPLVRDTPRWLQSALTFVQVQQGQPIVPPDTLAGVGAEMRLDLALVCVAPQRLPEALQALKACRPRSLILLPHSQPSADPVEDMIYCRSWGALNDCAILGPRAFGVQRPHLGLNLGLQAKTSLGGRVALVAQSRSIASAVLDWAEDISLGFSAVVSVGDESDVDIPAVLDYLAMDRRTDSIALYLEEASSSRRFTSALRAAASVKPVVVLKAGRKGDSPAEDAVFDALLRRAGAVRIRYFVQLFSALKVLVHTRRTRGRKIALFSNGNGAAQLALDVMDDSESVFPAELSLATMKALNELLEPGAMARNPVVTHAPLTPETVQRMVGILAGDQGVDGVLVLLSPDPLSDLHGVARQLAAMAADARKPLITCFLGDAGMRPLRHILDSVGTPAFRTPESAANAFGILGSYHYNQTLSQQTLPPEPLGKPPRLDEARELVRRAQNERRQNLGADECRQLLACFHVPVREAQGAEPPEDSLPMAIRVHRDAKFGPCILFGSGGQDALISASYRAVELPPLNRYLARKLVQRSSLWHRALSRQMTPGAFETLLDALERISQLCSELPGLDSLAIDPLFADDMHLVAHAIQIKLRSESMLVLPETTGYGHMAIHPYPRRLVQARTFKDGKPWMLRPIRPEDAEPLQEFVRGLSDESRYMRFVSMLRELTPRMLARYTRIDYDRELALVATVQVPNPEHRGHPREQIIGFAHYLRNADGRGAEYALVIGDAWQRRGLGAQLMGGLIDAAQEQGLTYIDGLVLATNRPMLSLMTHLGFRNDAAEDDPTMRRVWLDLGETRRR